From Thalassotalea psychrophila:
TGAAGTGAGCTTAGTTCTAATTGCTTTTTTAGGTTTAATTTACGGTATTCGCGAAACCTTTAAAGAAGATATAACCAGTTATATTTGGCGTAAAATTCAACATGGTCGGCCTAAGTGGCAACATTTGTTTAGCAATAGCCTGACCAAAAATAAACTTTCATCGCAAACCATTTGGCTAGAATACATTGCTAATAAACACTTGCCTGATTATGTTGATAAGCTATTACAAAAACGTCGCCGCCAAAATAAGCAAGATGCACAGCTATTACATTTCAGGTGTGACGCAAAAGTTATTGCTAAAGATTTTATGCCTGGCTTTGAAGAGATTAAAAACCAATACATATTTAACTTAACGCCTTTTACTCGCTATTTGAAAAAAGGGGAAGGACGGTTGTATACGGTCGATGGCAGTAAAATATCGAACCAAGGCGTAGAGCGGCGCTATCAATTAAACTTAGTATTAGTACAGCGCAATAAACTTAATCAGCAGTATATGCAGCGTTTTAAAATAACCATGAATAGGTCAAAAATTATTAATATAGAGCCGATGCGTTCGAAGCAAAATTTTTACGATTCAGAAGAAAAGTAGTGCATATAAATTACTGCTATCATTAACGCTATATTGTTATAGCGATACACACATACTGGTTGAATTTTTATGTTTAAACGTTTTGAATCTTGGGTGAATGCCTTACCTGACAAGCCTGTAGAACGACCTCCAACGAGTCTGTTTGCTTTTTGTCGGCATTACACCAAAGGCTTCGAATTACCGTTAATATTAATGTCTTTGCTTACTGCAACCTTGGCTATTTTAGAAGTTTCGCTCTTTGGTTTTATGGGAGAGTTAGTTGATATTCTTGCCAGCAGTTCGCCACAAACACTTTGGCAAGACCATGGTCAGCAGTTGATTCTTATGTCAGTGCTAATTCTGGTTGTTATTCCATTATTTGTTTTATTGCATGCGCTGGTTATTTATCAAGGTTTATTAGGAAATTACCCTATGTCGATTCGCTGGCTAGCGCATCGATATTTACTCAAACAAAGCGTGTCTTTTTATCAAAATGATTTCGCCGGTAGGGTAGCAACAAAAGTTATGCAGACTTCATTAGCCGTAAGGGAAACAGTTACTAAAACATTGGATGTTTTGGTCTATATCTTTGTGTACTTTTCAACAATGCTAGTCATGATCGCTCAATCTGATATCCGGCTGCTTTGGCCAATGTTAGTGTGGCTTGTGCTTTATATATTAATACAATGGAAGTTTTTGCCAAACCTTAAAAAGGTATCGACAGAGCAAGCTGATGCTCGTTCACTAATGACTGGACGCATCGTTGACAGTTATACCAACATAGCCACGGTAAAATTATTTGCCCACACCGAACAAGAAGCACTATACGCTAAGCAGAGCATGCAAGGATTTTTGCAAACAGTGTATAAACAAATGCGCTTGGTTACCGGTATTAATGTGAGTGTTCAGTTTGTTAATTATTTGCTTATTTTTGCTATCTCCGCCATGGCAATTTGGCTTTGGACTCAAAGTGCAATCACCACAGGAGCAATTGCCGTAGCGATTGCTCTAGTTTTAAGATTAAGTAGTATGTCGCAGTGGATAATGTGGGAAGTTAGCTCTTTATTTGAAAATATAGGTACTGTTGCCGATGGTATGAATACGTTATCTAAGCCAATTGCAATTAAGGATAAAGACAATGCTAGAGTGATCAATGTTGATTATGGTGCAATAGACTTTAACAATGTTAGTTTTCACTACGGTGAAAATATTGGCGTAATCGATCATTTACAATTAAATATCAAAGCCGGTGAAAAGATTGGTTTGGTTGGCCGGTCTGGTGCAGGTAAGTCAACGTTAGTTAATTTACTAATGCGCTTTTATGATGTTGAGCAAGGTCAAATTTTAATAGATAACCAATGCATTAGTGATGTATTACAAGATTCATTACGAGCCCATATAGGCATGGTTACCCAAGATACATCGCTTTTACATCGCTCAATTCGAGAGAATATTTTATATGGTAAACCCGATGCTAACGAAGATGAGTTATTAAAGGCTATAGGAGATGCTCAAGCCACTGAATTTATTGCCACTCTTACCGACCCGTTTGGCAATAAAGGCTTAGATGCTCAAGTGGGTGAGCGTGGTGTTAAACTCTCTGGAGGTCAAAGGCAGCGTATTGCTATTGCCCGTGTATTATTAAAAAATGCCCCTATTTTATTACTTGATGAAGCAACGTCAGCCCTAGATTCTGAAGTTGAGGCTGCCATCCAAGAGAGTTTATACACTTTAATGGAAGGTAAAACTGTAATCGCTATTGCGCATCGATTATCGACTATTGCAGCAATGGACCGTTTAATTGTTTTAGATAAAGGGAAAATTGTCGAGCAGGGTAGTCATCAGCAGTTAATTAATCAAAAAGGCATTTATGCACAGTTATGGTCACATCAAACTGGCGGATTTTTAGGAATAGATTAGTTGCATATTACGCTAAGCGGTGCAAATATAGCGTTTTAATTTTTTGCTATATTTGCAGGTACTTAAATGACAACTCAACTTAATAATGATCAATATCCTATTGGCACTCCTGGACAAAAGTGGGGCGATGCTGAAAAAGCCCAATGGTTAGCTATGCAAACCATTAAGCGCTCATATCAGCAAGAAGTGGTTAGTAAAATTGATGCTTTAAAAGCTAATTTTGATGTTGAGCAATATGGTGAGCTTGATTATGCCGCCAATACCTATCCTTTGTATGTAATAAAAACTCGTAATTTTGATGCAAGTAAAGCAACCATATTAGTTACCGGTGGCGTACATGGTTATGAAACTAGCGGTGTACAAGGTGCTATTCGCTTTATAGAAACTAAAGCACAGCAATACTCTGATAATTTTAATATTGTAGTGGCTCCTTGTGTTAGCCCTTGGGGTTATGAAACCATTAACCGCTGGAATGTTGATGCTATTGATCCTAACCGCTCGTTTTATGCTAATAGTCCTGCGCAAGAGTCAGCATTGTTGATGCAATGTATAAACGGTTTAGGAATTGAAATTTTTGCTCATTTTGACTTGCACGAAACCACCGATACAGACAACAGTGAGTTTAGACCTGCACTTGCTGCTCGTGATGCTAATGTGCAAAAAAATTGGAACATACCTGATGGCTTTTATGGTGTTGGCGATACCCTTAGACCAGAAGCTGATTTTCAATCAGCAATTATTAAATCGGTGCAACAGGTAACACATATCGCGCCTAGCGATGATGACGGAAAATTAATAGGCGTAACTCTAGAGCAGTTTGGTGTTATTAATTACCCTTGCAAAGAGCTTAGTTTATGTGCTGGTTTAAGTAACGCAACGTACTGTACTACAACCGAAGTGTACCCGGATAGCCCGAAAGTGGACGGTGAAAACTGTATTGTTGCACAAGTTGCGGCAATTACCGGTGGCCTTGATTATATTCTTAGCCTTTAAAGCCTTTTAGACTTTGCCAAGTACCTAGTACCAAGGTTACCTTACTGGTAGCCTTGGTAATGCTCTTCAATACCGAATTTTACTAATTTGTCTGCAGCACTGATATTAATATTTAATGTCTGTAGTGCGATTAAAATATCATCTCTTAATTGGTCTGTTTGCTTGGTTAACGTCGCTTGATTTAACGCTTGTTGATCTTCAAAAACACAAATAACCTGCAAGCTGGTCATTCTGCTTTTATTATCCAGCGTATGAGTTAGCCAATTAAAGCCATGGGTTATAAATTTATGTTGTTCACAAATATCGGTTAATAATCTGACTAATTGTTTTTCAGTGTTCTTAGTCAGGCTAGAGCTAGTGTTTTTGTTATTTGGTTTCATATTTTAAACTTTTATAGGCTTGAATAATTTTTTCAGCATCAATGTTTGTATTTTTCTGCATTTTTGAATAATGGTTTACCCTTTGTGCAAAGTATTGTTGGTGCTCATTATTGTCAAAATTCCACATGGTTGAACCGACACTTGAAATTGGCAATGCTGACTCTTGATATTCGCTGGTGGTTACGTGGATAATTTCATAAAAGCGATTGTTTTCTTTTACGATGCATTCATTAACTAAGCTGCAGTTTAAATCAATGAGTGCTGTTCTAACTTTATAGTTGTGATGTACAGGGCATAAAATAAATTCTAATGTGGTGTTTGGGTTTTTATTGCAAATACTTTGCACTAACTCAATTAATAAGTCGCCACCAACCCCGGCAATGATGATCAATTGTTCAGCTTTGCTTTGTTTAGCTTTATTGTGATTACAAGGGGTACCCGCACGCACAGGGATTTTAGCTACATCAATAGTATGAACTTGCCAAAGATTAAGATAATCATCACTACTGAAAAACTGTCGTAATACCAGTTCTAATTTATCGATAAGTGGTGCAGAAATATCAGCAAAGTGAATGGTGCTTGCTGCTTTGCGTTTTAGCAGCTCAATACCTAACAAACCATGATCACAACAACAATCCCAAATATCTTGGTAATTGTCGGTGATCATTGCGTTTATTTGACTTAATCGTTTTCCTGTTCGCATTACTTTACTGCTCAACTCTTTATTGACTGTTGTGATTGAAATGAGTGTGGCCATAGTTGCTGATTGTTTTGGTTATTAACTTTTGTACACCCCGCTCTAAAGCCCAACTATGCCAATAAAGTGGCATTGGTAAGCGCTTATCTGGCGCTAACTCAATTAGTGCGCCACTGGCTAAATGTTCACTCGCTTGTGTAGTGGGGATCAAAGCATAGGCAAGACCTGCAAGTGCCATGGTTACCACTACCTCTGAAGAACGAATACGATGGCATGGATAAATAGCTTGTTCTATGGAGAAATATTTTTTTAAATAATCACTGTGCATTTTATCTCTTTGGTCATAATCAACGCAGGGTGCTTTATTTAAATTTTCAATGCTCAAACCGTCTTTAAAGTACTTATTTATATAGTCACTATTGGCACAAAGTATATAATCTATAGTGCCAATGTACTCAACTTTTACTCCAGCAAAACTGCTTTTTTGTGAACTTATAGCCGCTAATACCTCGCCTTTTTTTAATAATTTTTGCGTATCAGCCTCATTGGTTACTTGAATATTTAACTCTATCGAATGGCTGTTCAATAGTGGTGTTAACGCCGGAATAAACCAGCTGGCTAAGGTATCGGCATTTACTGCAATTGATATTGGAATAGAGTCTGGTGCGTTATCGGGCATGATGTCACCAGCTAGATCATATTCTAATTGGCGAACCTTGCGAAAATGAGCCAACAGCTTTTGCCCCGCAGTAGTTGCTTGTAAAGGCTGGCTGCGAATTAAAACCGGTTTTGCAACTAACTGCTCAAGTTGTTTTATTCGTTGTGAAATAGCAGATTGAGTGATGTTTAACACCAGTGCGGCACTTTCAAAACTTTGCTCGGTAATGACCGTATCAAGGGCATGAATAAGTTTGTAATCAAGTGGGCGCATTAGTTTCTCAGTCTAATATTTATATTTGTATCTATTGTATAAGTAAAACTAATAATAGTTAAGTTTATTTAATTTTACTTAAATGGTTGTTTTACTTAATCTAGCTGCATTAATAATGGCTTTAGTTTTGAGGAACGCCAATGTCTACTATATCTTTACTACCTATGTTGAAAGGCTTCGTTATTGGCGCCGGTTTAATTATCCCAATTGGCGTACAAAACTCATACGTTTTAAGTCAAAGTATTAAGCGCAATCACCATTTAATGGCCGCGACTATTTGTATTGTGTGTGACTTTATTTTGATGTCCCTAGGTGTGTTTGGCGGTGGTGCGTTAATAAATAGTAGCAGCATGTTGGCTGAAATAATCACTTGGGCTGGTATTATCTTTTTAACTGTTTATGGCTTAATTTTCTTTAAGAATTTTTATTTTGCCAGTAAAGATGACATGCTCAAACAAGTAAAACCGAGTACCCGTAAAGCGGTTATTTTTACCACTTTAGCAGTAACCTTATTAAACCCGCATGCTTATTTAGATACGGTAGTGATCATTGGTAGTATCAGTGGTAAATTTGCCGATGCTGATAAAATGGCGTTTCTGATTGGCACTTTGTTGGCTTCGATAACTTGGTTTTACGCATTGTCGTTAGCGGCAGCTAAAATGTCTCCTTGGTTGAGTCAAACAAAGGTACAACGAGGCATTAACTTGTTGGTTGCGTTACTTATGTGGGTTATTGCTTACTCGTTGTTTATTACGCTTTAGTAAAAATACGATAAGTCGTTATAATTAATAGAATATTGAATAGTTTAGGAGTAAATATGCGCTTTTTATCTCGTCGATTGGTGATGCCCAATGACTTAAATTATGCCAATTCGTTATTTGGTGGTCGAGCTCTTGAATGGATTGATGAAGAAGCGGCCATATATGCAATTTGTCAGTTGGAAACTACCTGTTTGGTGACTAAGCATATAAGTGAAATAAGCTTTCAGTCACCAGCTATGCAAGGGGATATTGTTGAATTTGGTTTGAAAACAAAATCAGTTGGTCGCAGCTCTATTACTGTAACCTGCGTAGTGCGTAATAAAGCCACTAAAAAGACAATTTGTTTAGCTGATAGTATTGTTTTTGTTGCACTAGATCCTGTTACAAGGTTACCTATGCCACATGGTAAAAATCTTGAGAGTTTAGAGAAGCAAACTCTTGAAGAGATACGTTCATTAAATATGGAAAAGCCAGATATAAGTAATTTATAGTTATTCGCCAAATCTTTTAATAGTACCTATAATGTATTGAATTATAACAATACATCTTAGGTACTATGGCAGCTGCAACTCCTGATTCGACAAATTCAACATCTAATACTTTTAACCCTACTGATTTAATTAAAGAAGAACTTGATTTAGTTAATCAGTTTTATGAAGTAGCAATTGAATTTTTTGCAAATTACACCTTTCAGTTAATCGGGGCTTTCCTAATTTTCTTAATCGGTTATTTCATTGCCGGTAAAATTTCTAATTGGGTGTTAAAACTATGTGATCGCCATAAACTCGATGTTACCTTAAGTAGTTTCCTTGCAAGCGCGACTAAAATGATCTTGGTATTACTAATTACCATAGTTGCTTTGGGTAAATTAGGTATAAGTATTACGCCATTTATTGCTACGCTTGGTGCTTTATCGTTAGGTGTTGGTTTGGCGCTACAAGGATTGTTAGCAAATTATGCCGCCGGTTTTAATATCATCATCGTTCGGCCTTTTGTTGTTGGTGATACCATTAAAGTGCAAGGTGTTAGTGGAATTGTTAAAGAGGTATTGCTGGCTTATACCATTTTGGAAAATGAGGATGGAGTTGAAATAACTATTCCAAATAAACACATAGTTGGTGAAGTTTTACATAACTCAGCCCATGACTCGTTAATGGAGTTATCTGTTGGTATAGCTTATCAACATAATCCATTA
This genomic window contains:
- a CDS encoding ABC transporter ATP-binding protein, translating into MFKRFESWVNALPDKPVERPPTSLFAFCRHYTKGFELPLILMSLLTATLAILEVSLFGFMGELVDILASSSPQTLWQDHGQQLILMSVLILVVIPLFVLLHALVIYQGLLGNYPMSIRWLAHRYLLKQSVSFYQNDFAGRVATKVMQTSLAVRETVTKTLDVLVYIFVYFSTMLVMIAQSDIRLLWPMLVWLVLYILIQWKFLPNLKKVSTEQADARSLMTGRIVDSYTNIATVKLFAHTEQEALYAKQSMQGFLQTVYKQMRLVTGINVSVQFVNYLLIFAISAMAIWLWTQSAITTGAIAVAIALVLRLSSMSQWIMWEVSSLFENIGTVADGMNTLSKPIAIKDKDNARVINVDYGAIDFNNVSFHYGENIGVIDHLQLNIKAGEKIGLVGRSGAGKSTLVNLLMRFYDVEQGQILIDNQCISDVLQDSLRAHIGMVTQDTSLLHRSIRENILYGKPDANEDELLKAIGDAQATEFIATLTDPFGNKGLDAQVGERGVKLSGGQRQRIAIARVLLKNAPILLLDEATSALDSEVEAAIQESLYTLMEGKTVIAIAHRLSTIAAMDRLIVLDKGKIVEQGSHQQLINQKGIYAQLWSHQTGGFLGID
- a CDS encoding M14 family metallopeptidase, with translation MTTQLNNDQYPIGTPGQKWGDAEKAQWLAMQTIKRSYQQEVVSKIDALKANFDVEQYGELDYAANTYPLYVIKTRNFDASKATILVTGGVHGYETSGVQGAIRFIETKAQQYSDNFNIVVAPCVSPWGYETINRWNVDAIDPNRSFYANSPAQESALLMQCINGLGIEIFAHFDLHETTDTDNSEFRPALAARDANVQKNWNIPDGFYGVGDTLRPEADFQSAIIKSVQQVTHIAPSDDDGKLIGVTLEQFGVINYPCKELSLCAGLSNATYCTTTEVYPDSPKVDGENCIVAQVAAITGGLDYILSL
- a CDS encoding tRNA (adenine(22)-N(1))-methyltransferase; the encoded protein is MRTGKRLSQINAMITDNYQDIWDCCCDHGLLGIELLKRKAASTIHFADISAPLIDKLELVLRQFFSSDDYLNLWQVHTIDVAKIPVRAGTPCNHNKAKQSKAEQLIIIAGVGGDLLIELVQSICNKNPNTTLEFILCPVHHNYKVRTALIDLNCSLVNECIVKENNRFYEIIHVTTSEYQESALPISSVGSTMWNFDNNEHQQYFAQRVNHYSKMQKNTNIDAEKIIQAYKSLKYETK
- a CDS encoding LysR family transcriptional regulator ArgP, with translation MRPLDYKLIHALDTVITEQSFESAALVLNITQSAISQRIKQLEQLVAKPVLIRSQPLQATTAGQKLLAHFRKVRQLEYDLAGDIMPDNAPDSIPISIAVNADTLASWFIPALTPLLNSHSIELNIQVTNEADTQKLLKKGEVLAAISSQKSSFAGVKVEYIGTIDYILCANSDYINKYFKDGLSIENLNKAPCVDYDQRDKMHSDYLKKYFSIEQAIYPCHRIRSSEVVVTMALAGLAYALIPTTQASEHLASGALIELAPDKRLPMPLYWHSWALERGVQKLITKTISNYGHTHFNHNSQ
- a CDS encoding LysE/ArgO family amino acid transporter, with product MSTISLLPMLKGFVIGAGLIIPIGVQNSYVLSQSIKRNHHLMAATICIVCDFILMSLGVFGGGALINSSSMLAEIITWAGIIFLTVYGLIFFKNFYFASKDDMLKQVKPSTRKAVIFTTLAVTLLNPHAYLDTVVIIGSISGKFADADKMAFLIGTLLASITWFYALSLAAAKMSPWLSQTKVQRGINLLVALLMWVIAYSLFITL
- a CDS encoding acyl-CoA thioesterase yields the protein MRFLSRRLVMPNDLNYANSLFGGRALEWIDEEAAIYAICQLETTCLVTKHISEISFQSPAMQGDIVEFGLKTKSVGRSSITVTCVVRNKATKKTICLADSIVFVALDPVTRLPMPHGKNLESLEKQTLEEIRSLNMEKPDISNL
- a CDS encoding mechanosensitive ion channel family protein, giving the protein MAAATPDSTNSTSNTFNPTDLIKEELDLVNQFYEVAIEFFANYTFQLIGAFLIFLIGYFIAGKISNWVLKLCDRHKLDVTLSSFLASATKMILVLLITIVALGKLGISITPFIATLGALSLGVGLALQGLLANYAAGFNIIIVRPFVVGDTIKVQGVSGIVKEVLLAYTILENEDGVEITIPNKHIVGEVLHNSAHDSLMELSVGIAYQHNPLEVINMLAPLIENIDACSEHKKPQVGIDEFGDNSIVIGIRLWVPTKSYHASKYQANAVIYEALDAANIKIPYPQRDIHMVSAAS